From the genome of Malus domestica chromosome 04, GDT2T_hap1, one region includes:
- the LOC139194988 gene encoding uncharacterized mitochondrial protein AtMg00810-like: MTDFGLLHHFLGMGIVQIEKSIFIHQKFGLKDCKLVGIPLAVNDRLCKVDGSEAANEVEYGKIVTSLLYLTATRQDIMFVGSLLSIFMHSPTKKLMRIAKWVLRYVQGTLDYVIEYIKEEEANEFDLNEMPFIYQGKKMWENTKDND; encoded by the exons ATGACTGATTTCGGATTGTTACATCATTTTCTTGGTATGGGAATTGTCCAAATTGAGAAAAGTATtttcatacaccaaaaatttggACTGAAAGATTGCAAGCTAGTTGGAATTCCGCTTGCTGTAAATGATAGATTGTGTAAAGTTGATGGTAGCGAGGCTGCAAATGAAGTTGAGTATGGGAAGATAGTGACAAGCTTGCTCTATTTGACTGCTACAAGGCAAGATATCATGTTTGTTGGTAGCCTTCTCTCAATATTCATGCATAGTCCAACTAAGAAACTCATGAGAATTGCTAAGTGGGTTCTAAGATATGTTCAGGGCACTTTGGATTATGTCATTGAGTACATCAAAG aagaagaagccaaTGAATTTGATCTGAACGAAATGCCCTTTATTTATCAGGGGAAGAAGATGTGGGAAAATACTAAGGATAATGACTAA